The DNA sequence CGTTTTCActtccccgctctccccgccacccCTTTTTGCCTCTGCCGCTCTCCCCGCCAGTCATTTTGCCTCTTCCACTCTCCCCGCCACCTGTTTtcgcctctcccgctctccccaccacccGTTTTTGCCTGTCCCACTCTCCCCGCTTCCCCTTTTTCTAAACGataacctcagtattcaggttaaattgccgtgttggcactttgcgataaataagtgggttttgggttgcagtttgggcattcgatctctaaaaggttcgccatcactgctaTAGGCAGTGGCATGAAATTAAAAGGTAGTAAACAATCATACAGGTCTTTGAAAGGTGGCATCTCTGACAGCTCTATCAAGGTCTTGCTGCTTAAGCCTGTGGAAGAATttacgtgtgaaagagcctccTTGGAGAACTGATGCTGCCTGCTTAAAAACTTCGCAGTTTTAGTACAAGGTGATGGCTTGGATCCCAAGTACCATGAGTAAAGCAGTGCTCATACTTACTGAGCTCATGTGATTCTGCTCCTGGAATTTGGAGATCCTCATgaagagtggggaggggagaagtaaATCAGCTTCCACCCACAAAGTGGAAGTTCAGTTTATTGGCATAAGTACAGTAATGCCAGCAGAACAGCACTTTTGAATACAGCCAATCAATAAACTTTTGTGCAGGTGAAAAGCTATTTTTCTTTACATTCTTATTTGCTATGAAGGGTTTTACGAGTAAAAAATTGCAAAATAACTAAATACAAATTGCAATTGAAACATAAGGGTGAGTAGAATGTACCCTTTCCCCATGCGGAAACTTTTCTATTGTAGCTATTTTGTATGTTAAATAGTTATGTTATAAAATGACCATGGGAAAcagaaattaaacaaataaatataaactTCAGTGACAGTTGTATATGTATCAGGAGTAAACAATTTATATAGACCTTCAGGGTCTTCCCCACCCTATTAGATGCTCATAGGTGAATTGGTATATGATAGAAGAATAGAGCTACATGAGCCCAGGGAAGAAAAGCCTTGGTAAACCTGAGTTGCCTCTTTTATCTAGACCTGGGAAATCAAAGTGGTTGGGAATGAATCATCTTGATCCGAAGAACTTCTGAGAGTTCTCAGGGTTAAAAACAAGTGCCTCTGTTGAAGATAAAACAAACTGTTAAGAGACTGGATATTTTTAGCTTCACTTATGTTTCCATTTATTGCAGGGTGTAAATTATCGATTGCGAGGTAGTTTGACAGCAGTTAAAACCAGAGCACCACAGTTGGGAGGTAATTGTGCTGTTTATATATCAGTAGATTCCTTTTAAAGGGAATCAGtagattgcatttaaagggaaacTGATGTTATCATGGGACATTATGCCTTAGATTACCAAGAATTTAGAATGTTCTTGTGTAATGAATTGGTATTTCTATTCCTAGAACACTTGAAGAATTGGCTGCTAATGAGCAGTATGCTATTCTTTACCTAATTGAAAACATATTCACTTAAGTCCAATACCAGCTTTCACCTCTAATCTATTTGTTGCATCATGCAACAGAGGGGACATATGCACATCATGCTGCTTTATGCTGCATCAGAGCACTGGTCCATCacagttagtattgtctactcagactagcagcagctctccagggcctcaggcagaggtctttcccagcacctacAATCTCATCCTTTTCACTGAAGacgccaggggttgaacctgtgatctgcatgccaaggacatgttctgccactgagctatagccccttACACCATAAAATGTGTAGTTACATTTTCTGGAAGAGTATAGTTGAGAATTGCATAAGGTTATTAAGGCCATATATTCGTAAAATATTCCATTTAATATATGGAAGTTGCAATTTCACATAATTAGTTGTGTTTAAATCCTGTGGAAAACAATGGAGCTTTTACACATGGAAGGATGTGTGGGGGATAGCTGTCATGTTAGAATAATTAATTACTCATTGTGAGCTAAAtttatgagccgccctgagcctgcctttggtggggagtgtgggatataaatcaaataaataaatattggatgGTAAACAGAAAACACCGGGTGACCTAAGAGAACATGACTAAGGAAACAACTGTTAGTACTGTTTTAAATAGTTCTGATGTCTAAACAAATTTCTCTCCATATATAGGTAGCTTTGCTATCTGGGGAGGCCTCTTTTCCATGATTGATTGCAGTATGGTGAAAGCAAGAGGAAAAGAAGATCCTTGGAACTCCATCACCAGTGGTGCCTTAACAGGAGCCATATTAGCTGCAAGAAGTAAGGGCTGTCAGTGCAGTGTAAATGCTCATGAAGTACCATCTGTCAAAAATGTTGAAATATGTCCTATTTTCTAAACATGTCTGCCCTTTTCCAGTCTTCTGGACTAAGTTTATAGTGATAAGAACACAACATACATTTGTGACACCCTTATAAAAGTTGAATTTCTATTACTTTAACACTGACAGGGAAGATACAATCTGTACTAGAACACACTTTCTAGCTCCTCTGCCTAGATGTGTAACACTGATACGTAACATTGATGAATTGTTTGAAATTTGcgtaatctggagagccagtttggtgtagtggttaagtgtgcggactcttatctgggagaaccgggtttgattccccactcctccacttgcacctgctagcatggccttgggtcagccatagctctggcagagattgtccttaaaCAGGCAGCTTCTGtatgagccctctcagccccacccacctcacagggtgtctgttgtcggggaggaaggtaaaggagattgtgagctgctcggagactcttcggagtggagggcgggatataaatccaatatcatcatcatcttcttaacaaGATGTAAGACAGTATTGTAATCTGTATCATCattataaactttttttaaaagtcagcctTTTCTTATGCTGCCTCTTTCAGATGGACCAGTTGCCATGGTTGGGTCTGCAGCTATGGGAGGAATTCTTCTAGCTTTAATTGAAGGAGCAGGTATCTTATTAACAAGGTTCGCATCTGCACAATTTCCAAATGGTAAGATGTCTGCTGTAATTGAAGGCACAGTGTTTGTAattctcccttccagctttattAATGAATTAACAGTTGGCCTTCCCTTAAGGTAAGCAGAGGCTATTCTGAAATGTAGatagagcttttaaaaaaacaaggttTGTCAGGAAAGCTAAGACAATATGGTAATGAGCTCTGGAAGTTTTCATAGGTATAGAAGTCTAGGACTTAAATTCACTTTAAGCTGATGGTTCTGTTGCTGCTATTTGTTTAAACCCTGCTATGTTTTTGTGTTAAGAATGGTGCATAACAATTTTAGTAACTGTTAAACACTTTAGCCCCTCTCATATTACATAAAACTAATGCATTCTATATTGAATTTTCATTTGTACATATGGGAGTTACTTATAAGTCTGCATGTACATAATTACTTTGAAGTCTCTGGGGTACAGTgatttctccagtgagtgctgctGGTCACATACGTTTCACAGTTTCCTTATTCCTCAGCAATCCCACTAAGGTTGGGTAGCTGTATTTAGGGTTAAAAGTGTACAAAATTCCTTTTCATGTCTTCTCAACAGAGCTGTGCTGACAGAAGAGTGTTATTTCTTTTTCCTGTCCTCAGTGTAGCTCTCTGTAACCCATGTCAGTGTTAGTCCATGTGCATCCCACAACTTTAAGTATCACCTTCTCAAGCTTCTGCCCATGGGATGGTAAAATACATGATCAAGTTTTTAAATatcaaacatatgaagctgtgttctactgaatcagacccttggtccatcaaagtcagtattgtctactcagactggcagtgggtctcaagctgaggtttttcatgcctatttgcctggaccctttttcattggagatgctggggattgaacctgggaccttctgcttaccaagcagatgctctaccactgagccaccatccctcccctgaactGGGCATCTGAAGACAGCTCCCTTAACTTGATGAATTTTGCCAACTTCTGTGATAAGTATCTAGGAGGCTGCAAGAATGTTAGTATGTCATGAAAGTTAATTGGAAAATTAAAGGCTTGCATGAACCCAAATGTCATCTACATGCAGAGAACTGCCTGCTACCTCCTTATTAATTTGGCTTGCCCTCTAAGCACTTTTTTGGTTTAATCATATTTCTATATTCAATACAAAGAATACTGAAAGAGGCATATTCATCAGGACACTGCTCTCCTAAAACATAGGTGTGGACCATTCAGATGTATACGAAAAGAAAATTTTGATATGCAAGTGAACTGTGCTTCCAAGAATTGTTCATTACTGTTTGGTGTAGAAGCAGCAGAAAATAAGACACCATCCTCTTGTAAAGTAAAAGTGTCCTGGAATAGCATTTTGTTGCTGTTAAGTATCTCAAAGTGCCTTAACTTTGGCTGGATTTTACTCCTGGTGATCAAGCTTTTGTGGACTAAGACAATTAGGCTCAGTGGTTGATATGGAAGAAGTAAACAATAATAATGGTTTTCCCTAATAGCGAACAGTGAGTTTTAAAAGTTGATACCCAAATCAGCTGGTAAATAAAAAACATCCATAAGATCAGTGAATGTAAGCTAGACCAGAAAGCTCTAGAGCCTGATTAATCCATGGATTGGTCAACTGCCTTACATACACTTCACAGGCTACTTCCCTACACTATCCATGCCTGGGGACTGAACAAGTTTGTATTAAACTCAGTCTATTTGTGTACTGTTTTGTGGTCAATTTGTTAGTACTTGTGTAGAAATATCTGAGTATGACTAAAATGTATGAGTGGAAAATGTTCAATTGTGACATGCTGCAGAGTACAGTCTAATGCCTCTCTTAAATTACAGGCCCTCCATTTACAGAAGACCCCTCTCAGTTGCAGCCCTCCCCTTTTGGAGACTACCGGCAATATCAGTGATTTCTTGTATTCTTCTATTCCATTTTGTCACTCTTAAAAGAACAAGCATCAGTTGAAGACCTTTCATTGAATGTGCACACCTAGATGTTCATGCAAGTGTTTTTCACATCATCCACAAATAGCCAAAGTCTTCCTGTAAAGCGGATGCAGGATATTCAGTGTAGCTCCTTTTAAGTTATGTACTAAGACAAGAAGACTAACCAGAGTATTGCGTCATCTTGGATGCAACTGCAGAAAGAACTGAACCCATGTGATTTTCAGTAATGGCACTGAGCGTACTGATGCCATTGACTTTAGACCAACAGTGCATTGAACCAAATATCTAAAGGCACCATGCAAGAAACAAACTGTAGGTGTCTCAAGTAGAAGGCAGAAAAGGAGCACACGGACTAAATAAACAAGCCAAGACAACTGAGGTGGGCTGCTTTTTGCTTTTATATCAGGCTAGTTGGAATGAAGGACTTATCGGGAAAGCTGTGTGAAATCCTCTGAAACATTACAGGAATGCTTTTCTCACTTCATAGTATAACAAAGTATACTACATAGTAAACTGACTTTCTTGGAAGTTGTCCTAGGCCGCAAGACTACACAGCTTTGATTCCTGTTCAATCAGATAAAGTAACTTGCAAACAAAGTCcattccaggggtccccaacctttctgatcttgtgggcacaaccacaaataGGAAGGCCAAGGGAAAAAAGAGGGGTAATTAAAGAAAATACACTGGGGGAGAGAGGTGATAAAATCACCTTTGCAGTGGCAGCTGCCAATAAGACAGTATTATTTTAGCCTACATAGAGGCAAAATAGCAGCTCTGTCTACTGGGCAGGAGCCCATACCTCCTCATAAAAATACTTGACTGTAACCACGTTAGGAACCCCTGGTCTATTCAGTCTTTCTCCCCCAAGTTTCCAGTCCACTGACTGCTTTTGTAACTGGTTTTCCAAACATCTTGCTGTTTTCAGTGGACATTTTAGGTAAATTATGAATCTGCCTGTTATTAGTGATGGCTAAGTCACTGTTCAAGGCAGGAAAATATCTCCTTTCCTACCCATTGACAATTCCAGGCAATATATTGCTGACATGGTACTCTTACCTAAAAAATGACTGTTTTTGCAAAGATGTATGCTTGTAAAATGTGATTGTTCAATAAACTTAATTACTGCTGCTAATTCAGCTGTCTTTATATTGTACAACAAGTTACAGATTGTTTTTTCCTAAGCTGTGCTTTATAAAGTGTACCCTTGAAGAACTCCTGGCACCTACTTTTTTAGATGTTTAAATGGTTTGTTTGACATTATTGTGTGCTGCTTCTTCGTATGCATTTTCTTCAAAAATCCTGTAGCTATATTCTACCACTTTATCCATGTGGGAACTCCTATGACTGAATACCTGTTATACCTATCATGAGAGAGTTTTCTACATACATGGAAACTCTGGCATCCATTTTAGGACATATATTCTATGCAACCTGTTGCAGTAAACATACTGGCTCTAGTTTTGGTACATTCCTTGTTCTCTATATGCACCTTTTGTTACTGCAAACTACTACAAGATACTTCCACAATCTGTTTAAAATCAAAGTAcaaaaggaagataaaggaaagggGTCAAGTAGCCTTGACATATACGTTATTAGAGATATTAGATTATCCTTGTCAGACACCTCAATACCTGCTATGTTTACCCTTGTAAAATACACTTGCTACAGTAGTATTCTTTTACAAGACCTTTCCTATCTGACAAGTCTTTGGAATTGTTATAGACATCAAGCTCTAttaatttaaaaatgtttattgcTCAAACATCTCTTAATTTCCCCTAGTTACCATACTGAACAAAATTTTGTTATGCATATACCCCCAACACAAAATAGTGAATACATTTGCTGTTTCTTGTTTGAACATTTGTATCTAAGCAATAAAACTCTTATTATTCCAATTATAATGGAGTCCTTTTGCAATATAGCTATATTAATAAATCCCCCCAGTGATCAAAAATTTTGGATTTGGTTACTTTCATTAGTTGTCTAAATCTCTTAGTTGTTACATTCCTTTTTAAATTACTTACTATAATTTTAGTTTCCCCTTTTGTCCAAGCAAACCTCACACCCCTTTTTGAGAGGTCTGGACATTTGAGTCATGGGTTAATGTATGCAATATTTCCATTTACCCTCAAATAGCATTTCCAGTTCCATTTCACACCTGTATTTGTGTTAATAAAAACACCCACCTCATAGCAACTACAAAGGTTTTGTGCAATGATATTTGTTCCTACTGGTTGCAAAAATGCTTCTACTTTCTCACTGTTTGTTTTCATACTCTCTAGTATTGTATTTGCTAATCTGAATAGCTGCCTGTATTACTACTTTGTTCCCACAGTTAAAAAGCCACATGTACTCCAGATTGCTTGATTGTACTAGAACATGCAAAACTACTACTCTTTCTCAGGAATACTGTCCCAATTCTCTAGTCCATAGCATTTAGGAATGTAACACAATTTCTCTTCTGTTAAGTTGaaatctacaaaaaaaaatctcaaatatGTCAAACCCATCTTCCTTAAGTGGTGAAGATTCTTGAACTCATTGTAGACTAAATTCCTCACCTTCCCATTCACTGTCCTTATTCTACTTTTTGAGATTCAGTATAAGTGCTTATGCTGTATCTGTCCTTAACATTACCCCTTTCAGTCAATTTTGCTTGCAGATTTGGATCCACTCCGTCTGTAAGAGTTCTAGAACCCAACCTTAGGGATTGAACTTTAAACAAACTCTAGTTAGGTTTCAATGCTTCTAAATattacagggggaaaaaatcacccAAGTGTACTCACTGTGGTTACAAAAACTAATTAGGAAGATGGAAAAACAAGGCAAATAAAGGGACAGTTGCAATACCCTCCAGTAGCTGAAGCTGGGGCACCAAAGGAACACATTTTTATCCCAAGATATGCTAACCTTGTGCCCATTTGACAGGGCAGCGGAAGTGCTGGCCACAGTGCCTGCAGCATGGGATTACTGGCACTAGGCACAGAAGGATAATCTCTTCTACTTTTCATTGAGCAGGGAATACCAAATGCAGATGGAAAGGAAGTTAATTGCTGTGGAGTCATGCAGGAGTCAGCTCATCTCAGATGTTAAAAACAATAGTCCATGAGCTTGTTCTGGCAGAAACACAGGCTTTCAGAGCTCCTTACAGAAAATAAGACTGTCCAACTAGAATGCAGCTGCTATCTGCAGGAGATTATTCTGCAATTTAATTGCATTGTCTCACTTATAAAGCTTTTGGTGAAGGAGTAACAAAATTGATATGGTTTTAGTATGCCTGAGGTAGATTGCACCAGTCTATTTTATTCAGCCTTCTTTGGGGTAGCTGGGATGGAGGTGAGGGTATGGGGCAGAATCTGAAATACAGCAAGCCAGGTTGAGAAACGAACAGCAGTGCTCTTATAAAAATCCCTGTTTACTACAAATAACTGCAAGTCCTATCCTTAAGCACTATACCTCTAATTTCGCATATACCTTGGGAGTTTTCACATCAGCTTTCCTCTCTGAAAAATAATTAAATGGATCTGGAGGGCTAGTGACTTTGTCATACAGAAATGGCCCTTCAAGTGATCCACTGGATTGCATTTTAGTTGCTTAGCCAATCTGGCAGCTGCAAATAATACAGAGGACTCCTTTTTCATTGAAAGGGAAAATCTGGGCAATCACCTCTGCGCAGCAATTGACATGGTACCAGGCTGCCCTGTCCCACCACTAATTTTTGGCAAGTCTGAAGGTTTATGACCACTCTTACAGAGGATAGCACTGTAACAAAACTGCCGATTCCTTCAAGCAGATTAAAAGTGCTGATCTAACTTTTAGGAGGCTAGTTTGGGGTGTGTACCAGCTCCCAAAAGAACATTAAATCCTTGGAAGTGGTTTAGGCTAACTTAATCTAGATTCAAACACAGTTTAATCTCTGCTcatcttccccccctccaaacaaGCTCAAGTTGAGGCTGAAATAGAACTGGAATGGATGTTCAGTATGTTTAGGCATGGCAGCATACAGTACATGTGTTAGTACTAACTGTAACCATATTTTACACCTGGTTCCAGCAGGGAGTACTCAATTTCATGTAAGCCTACAAAGACAAGCACATATGGACTCCCTTGTAAAATATGATAAAGTTCTGAGTAGTTTGTGTAACAAAAACTGGACACTGTCAGCAGGGCCAGCTTCCATCCTGCCCACCAAATGCACCTCTTCAACTGCAATGAGCACAAAAATGGAGGCAAAGTCATCAAACTGGCAGCATCTATTCTTGCCTACAGCCTAGGAGCAAGCATAAAGGAGAAAGGCTAAAGCACACTTCAGTGGGGTAAGGAGCTGGGAGGGCCCCTTATCAAAACTTTCCCCCAAAGTCCATCAACTGGGGAAAAAGGTCCAGCTCATAACTTCTGGCAAAGAGAAAAGAACCCCTTCCCACATTAGACTGGAAATCCAAATGGTGAAGTGCATTAACAGCTCAAATTTCCTAACTTCCAGCAGCAGGAAGCTACTCCACAGCAGATAATCTCATTAAAGGGGGCTGGAGAAGCTTAAGCACAATGTTTCTTAAAACAGCCAAACAAGTCTGCCCCTTTGAAAATTCTTAAAGAAAGCACATCCCAGGCACATGATAAATACAGAAGGCTATCCTGCAGCATCAATCCAGTAAGAATTATCTAGGAGGTAGAGAGAAGGGCATACAGTTGCTGATCTGCCACAAGTCATCAGGGGAAGACAACCACCCTTATGCTTCCCAATATGGTCACAGCCATGAGAACTGTGCAAGCAACTTAATACATGCAGTTGGATTTTCATTTCTCCTACTTCCCCTCTATCTTCCAGAAGCCCCACTCTACCTGAAAGCACAAAATGCTTTTTAAACTCAGGAGCGTCAAACACAGTTAGGAATGCCATGCAAgaggctgctttttgtgtgtgttggtgGGTGAAGGGGAGGGCCCACTAGGCCAGATGGCTGCAGAGAATGTGGACACTAGCAATGCATTGCAGTCCAGATGATCACAGGACCAACAATACAGAAGCATAAAACATTCCCAAGTGCCAAgcctgcaggccctgcaaaatgttTTGTGGGGCTTAAGCAGGGGGAAAACTCATTCAGTCcctccaggggaaaaaaattattagAAGGCATTTGAGCTGAAACCTTGAACAACCCAGCATTAAAAGCTACAGATCTTTTATTTCAGTCACTGTGGCATAAAAGCAACAGCAGCTCTACAATCCTCTAAACACCCCACTTGTAATACCATGAATAGCTCTCCAGTAACAATATGCTGGAGGGTTAGcaacttatttttttaaagcttattAAATATTAAATACTCTTTTTAGGCATACAATACTTTTGTCAAGAAAGAGACAGATCTCTAGTTAAATGGCCCTATGCATCCTCCTCCGAGCTCTCCTGCTATGAGCTGCCAGCGCCCTACCACacaaatgcaactcgtctcctaCAGATCCAAAGGAGAAATGGGTATCTGATGGATCACAAACATTAAGAGTTTCTTCAAGCATGGGGTATGTGTGCAGCATCAAAGAGCAGGTAACAAGCCCCTTTCCATTTTTTGCCAGGTGCCAGAATTTTTCTAGTGTCCAGAAAACTGCAAATGTAATTCCTGTGAGCAGTCAACTCACTTGTCAAGAAGGGGCTTGCTTGCTGCTGGAGGCACTTCCACTTAGTGGACACTGTTGGCAAACCACGCCACCCCCCATCCCATCTTCCTGAGAGAAGGAAAGCCAGGAATGGCCATTGCCAAtgttgccaattttttttttaaaagttcagtctTCTTTTGATTTTAGCAAAGAAGAAATTTTAAAAGCACTTGGGAAGCTTGTACCAAAGTCCTCTAAAGTTCTCAGAGAAGAGAGTCGTCAGTACATCCTCCTTCAAGTCCATAACGGAATTCCTGCAAATTGGAGACTCCATAGAAATGGACAAAGGCTGCAGCTACCACCAGCACGTGAAAGATCTGATGGGACTGGAACTGTGGAAATCCAAAAGAAGTGTTAGACTAGACAACCATATTTTGTGATCATTCTAGCAAGGCCAAAATGCAATGTCTTCTTTAAAGAGTCTCACACAACATTTTAAACAGCTGATAAGGCATTTTCTGCAATATCACAAGGGAATTCACCCAAAAAGTTTGGGACTAACCAGTTGGTTCTAACTTCCTATCCAAAAATGAAACCTCTTTTGCATATACTTTTACAAAAGTATGTTGTGTGAAACCAATCTGGTCATAGGTTTCTAATGAGACTTTTTATAGAACATGTATACGTATCCACTTTACAAGTTATAGGGTACACAAAATTAGTACTCTCTAGTCACTAAAAATAATGAACTCTGTATCCAGTAAAACAAATGTAAAAAGGGATCCTTAACAGCACAGAGTAACTTCAAAAGCAAAAATACTGACGCAGCTGCCACCGCCAACATTCTTGGATGGCCAATGTTACCTCCATGGTCAGAGACACAGAACTACAACCTAGTGATTCCTTGGACATTGTTCAAGCACCATCAGAGAAGTCACAGCAGGTGACAGTCCCTAGCAAAGGCCACACTTACCCAGATGTCAAACTTGCCAGGAAAGAAGCGCTCTGGAATTCGGGCAGCATACAGCCCAGCTCCTGTTATGTACATCACGGCCATAAGGAAAAACCAGCCCATCTGGCCCACAGTGGTGGCTTTCACAAAGCCTTCTGCTATGGTGAAATGCATGGTGGGGACCACACCACTCAGCCCCAGTCCCAGGAACACCCCTATGAAAGGAACAGCAAAATCTGTCAGCATTTAAAAGTGCTAAAATAAGAAACCTGACCCCTCCCTAGCTGGCCAGGATATGTTGCTTTTTTATAAAAGGAAAGAACCCCTGGTAACAGTATTGGGGGTATTCTGGAGGGTTAACAGGGTCCTAGGAAAGCTGCCGTCAGCATTCCCAGATTCAAATTCTACGTCCCACATCTTGTTTGGGTGTGTGAACCATTTATAGAAGCAAAGCAAAAACAGCCTACACTACTGGCACAATTAAGGAGGAAAAATAGTTGTGTTTCAGaaaaaaacagggttgcacttagctgtaactgttgttcattgggTGGTCTTCTGAGCAGGCACACATTGGCAATGCATGTTCACAGGCCAGCTGCAGAAAAGATTTCCAAAGCTTTCTAGTAACTAGGAGGGCCCATTCTCCCTCTGGCATTTTCCCACAAAAACAATCATATGACCAGGAGGAGGAATGTACTCCCTCAGTTCTCTCCATGCCACTGCTGGAGACCCCAAGAAACTAAGGTTCCAGAAAGTTCACAGTGGGGCGGGGAGGGGTTGTGTGCCTTCACAGAAGACCACTCGATGAACAAAGGTTACAGAAGACCACTCGATGAACAATGGTTACAGGTAAGAGCAATCCTGTTGCCATTGTTGTGGCTTCTGTACAGTCTCATAATGCGAAATTAGCAGCTCACTGAGTGAAGGGGGTGGGGTGTGAagctctcaaaggaagagaccatGGAGGACTGCCTTCCCACTAGTTGTTAAGCATCCCATAATGACCTTCACCCAGAACTGCCTTACAAAGGGAGCTCTCTACCAGTATCTCAACCAAAAACATGCAGGAAAGTGGAAAAGAAAAACAGGGCTctttctgagagagctgtgatatgtaaaataaggaaaaaacagggcagggggggggatcAGTGTAAAAGTCAAGTGGAAAACCAAAACCCCTGTT is a window from the Heteronotia binoei isolate CCM8104 ecotype False Entrance Well chromosome 2, APGP_CSIRO_Hbin_v1, whole genome shotgun sequence genome containing:
- the TIMM17A gene encoding mitochondrial import inner membrane translocase subunit Tim17-A, which codes for MEEYAREPCPWRIVDDCGGAFTMGAIGGGIFQAIKGFRNSPVGVNYRLRGSLTAVKTRAPQLGGSFAIWGGLFSMIDCSMVKARGKEDPWNSITSGALTGAILAARNGPVAMVGSAAMGGILLALIEGAGILLTRFASAQFPNGPPFTEDPSQLQPSPFGDYRQYQ